The Zonotrichia albicollis isolate bZonAlb1 chromosome 23, bZonAlb1.hap1, whole genome shotgun sequence genome contains the following window.
TATTCCATCCCTTCCCATCTTGGTAATGCCGCCATTACCGGGTGACCCCCGAGCTCGCACCACGGTGCCCTCTGCTGCCATGGGGGAATCATCGCATGcgccctgcccagccaggagccagcagcgcccctgctggctgtgcccggAGGTGCGGTCCCCTCAGCGCTGCatgtctgggcagcagctgggcccTGCCGAGTGCTGAGGGACTGTGTGAGGCTTGGATCTCATCTAATTTTTCCCAGGTGTGCAGGCCACAAATACCAGGCCAGGCAATGAAGGAAGGATAGGAAGAGATGAGTTGTGGGCTGTGCCCATTAGTTGTTGTTCCACATCCCCACTTCTTTGGAGACAAAGTCTCCATGATGGCCTTTGTCTGGAAGCTAGCCCGGGATATTCTTCATCAGCTCTGAGGGAAAAGGGCACCAACAAAAATCCCCTACAGTGAGGCCCAAACATTGCTTAATCCccctttttatttgaaaaactaaacaacagacagaacaacaGACGACAGAGAGACCAAGACTTGAATGCAATACAGTTTTAATAAGTTTacagaagaaaaggagatgGCTCAGAGAGCACCAGAGCAGCCACTAAGATGAAGATCTCATGTGGTGTTCTTTAGGTAGAGAGAACAGTAGGCCCACACTAGACTGCCttggggagaaaaggagacaaGACTAGAAAGAGGAATCGATGGTCCAAAGCTCTAAATGCAATTCTCTGAAGCTCTATTTCCTGCCCAAAACCATGCTTTGACGTCTTGGGCGTTCTTGCTGGAAGTCATTGCCAGCAGATTTAGCAGGGACGGCATCTGCTGCCACCATAGCAGTTGGTGATGCAGGAGATGTCAaagcccccagagctgatgggcactcCGCCACAGCTGAGGATGTtgccaacagcagcagaggtggaggATCCCACGGCGGTGTTCTGGggggaggagctgaggatgggcccaggcagggtcaccagcacagcaggcGGCTCAATGACAACGTgggagctctggcactgcctgacacagcactcagtgcagctgctggccagcgggcagggcccacagggctggcagcaagggtcacagggcctgcagcaGGACATGGCTCGGGCTCACAGGTGCACCTGGCACAGAGGGCAGGAGAAGCACAAAGTGAAGACACATGAGAAGCAGCACTGCACTCAAACCCTCTGCAGCCAAGGCACCTCCTGGCCCCCATTGCAGTGCCCAGTTCAAAGCCCAGCAGCCACCTCAGCCAAGTCCCAGCATCTCTCTGTCAGCACAAGACCTTCTCTCCCCAGGCCTCTTCCAGCACAAGcacaccccagccctgcactaCGACAGCCCCTCTCAGCTGAGACCTCCAGCCAGGCAAGTGCTGCTCTTGAAGCAGCAGGAGCATTACAAGAAGAGGCTTTCCACTCACCTGATTcctgaggaggaggacgaggtgAGAGAAGTGGATGTGAGAGCAGAGACTTGGGCTGCCTTTTATAGCAGTCCtgtcctgcctcaggcccacaGGCACCTTTGTGGAAGTTATAATTTTCTGACCAGTACCCGTAAAATGAGCACCATCCCAGTTAATGGTAGGGGCCGTGTCCTGAtttcctgcacttctgccttttcATTTCCTGGCCAATTCTCTGTGCTTTCCAATGTGAAGAATCATTTCTCTAAATGCTGGAATGAGAGATTCAAGGATTTCCTGTGCAAAATCAGTGCTAGGTGCATTTGGAATGCTCACACCATCAGCTGGCCGCATCCTCTGTGGACAAATATGTTCACCTGTGTCATTCCTGTGGGTTTGGTTTAGTCCAAGTTGTCAGGAAATGGGCGTCAGTCTCGTGCCTCTTGCCCATATGCCCAAGGACTGCCATGCGAGGGGTCATGACTCATCATTTACTTTTGTCTTTCCCATCTCTCCATGATGGTCACTCAGTGTTGCATAGCGGTTGGCATCTCCTTGCAAGGTTGGACCCTGTTGCTACTCTAACATTGCTCAGAGAAAAATTGTGTTGGCCACATTTGGCTCATTGTCTTTCTGTGCAATCTCTGTGGGTCTTCTGGGTGTATTGGGAGATGTCTGGGGCCTGATCCTTGTCAAGGATTCCTGAGTAATTTTCTGCTACACGTGTCCCTAGTATCTCATCTGCACAGTTCCCAGAACTGCAGACCTTTTCTGTCTGTTCCTGACTCTTTACTGACTCTGTGTGAGCATACAGATCTTTGCATGATTCCATCCTGCTGTGTTTGAGCACACATGTGCATCATTCTGTGCTTGGGTGACCCTCCTGCACGCATGTGCACGTCAGAGCGGCAGGACTCTTCCCTGGAGTGTTCATGATCTCAGATAGAAATATGTTTCCTTTGCCATCTCTAATAGCAATTTGTATGAAATTCACAGCTAAATGGTCACAGTTTGAAGCTGGCAGAGAACTAGCACAGAAATGAGCTTCTCCCTCCTGCGCTCTCCATTTCTTGTTTTATGGAGAGGGAGAAACATCAAGGCAGCCTACCCACTTCTGCAGGTTGTTATCATTCAGTGGATCCCCTTCTGGTGGAACATTGCTGGTGTTCAGGGTGGGACACAGTCTCCTCCTGTCCAGGCCAATGTCAGATGCATTTCTACATCTCAGCATCCTGGTGCAGACTTACCTGGGCTAAGACCCCCCAGGAAATGTTTCTCGGATGAAAGGAACCCATGTTCAGGTTATGCTGAACTTTGAGATATAGGACAGTTGTATCTACCACATTGCATAGCTGACTGCTGCTCCCTTTCCTTTAAAAGCTTTTGATGGTTATAATATTTTTGTTAGATTCTTTTTCCTCAGGGAATTTTATCCCTTAATTTTCTCAGAAACATTAATGCCTGGGGACTttaagaaagaggaaagaagtggCCAAGCTCAGGGGTGATGGGTATTTGGCTGGATTTCTCTTATCTGAGGGTTTGCTCTGGAGGCCAGAGATGTCGAGATATTACAACTGTGAAAATGGGGTTGAGTGCAGCCCCTGACTCTTTCTGCTTTCAGTGGGCAAAGGGACCCTATCGCTGTGCAGAGAATTTGTCACAACTGCAGATTtctgtctcctgctgcctttaTCTACTGTGAGTGGAGCTCTGCTTGTAAGAGCAGCCATTGCACTGGGACTTTTTTAACACTCTACGTCACtaaaagagggacttttcaCCATATGATCAGCTGCTTGGAATCCCCACCCTACCTTTCCTTGCTTTGTTTGGAGCTCGGCTGCCACTGTTGGGCCCATGTTTCCTCTTCAGCAATGCTCTGGGTTTTGGTGCACTGTAGCCCCAGCCTGCAAAGACCTCCTCCAGTTCCAGCTACAGAGCTTCTGATAGATCTCGTCCACTACCCCAGTATTTGTACTCATTCCTGCTCTTCTAGCTTGCTGCTCCTGAGAGTCCAGATGGGGCACTGGGATCAGCTGCCCCTCAGGCTTATAAAAGCAAAGGCTTTCTTCCATCCCTTCCCGTCTTGGTCAAGCCACCATTACCACATGGCCCCTGAACTCACGCCACAGCGCCCTCTGCTGCCATGGGGGTATCATCACACGTGCCCTGCCCggccaggagccagcagcgcccctgctggctgtgcccggAGGTGCGGTCCCCTCAGCCCTGCgtgtctgggcagcagctgggcccTGCCGAGTGCTGAGGGTCTGTGTGACACTTGGATCTCATCTCCTTGTTCCCAggtgtgctgggcacagacccTAGgccaggaaaggaaggaagactAGGAAGAGATGAGTTGTGGGCTATCCCCCGCTGTTGTTGTTTCCTATCCCCTCTCCTTTGGAGCCAACGTCACCATGATGGCCTTTGGCTGACGAGTAGCCAGGGATGTTCTCCACCAGCCCCAAGAGAAAAgggcaccaaaaaaaaaaaactgcagcAGTGAGCCCCAAACACTGCATTCTCCCCCCTTCTTATTGGGCAAACTGGAAGAGTTGCCCCAGAACAACAGAGGACTCAGACACAAAGGCTTGAATGCAACACAATTTTAATAAGTTTGGAGAAGAAAAGCAGATGGCTCAGAGAGCACCAGGAGTAGCCACTAAGATGGAGCTCCCATGTGGTGTTCTTTGCACTGATCTGCAGAGGTAGGAAGGATGTCAGGTCCACACTCGACTGCCTTGGGTATTGCAGGATAGAAATGGAGAGGAGAATCAAGCAAGGAAGGGATGGTCCAAAGCTCTAAATACAATTTTCTGAAGCTCTATTTCCTGCCCAAAACCATGCTTTGAAGTATTGGGCGGTTTTGCAGGAAGATGTTGCCAGCAGGTTTAGCAGGGACGGCACCTGCTGCCACCATAGCAGTTGGTGATGCAGGAGATGTCAaagcccccagagctgatgggcactcCGCCACAGCTGAGGATGTtgccaacagcagcagaggtggaggATCCCACGGCGGTGTTCTGTggggaggagctgaggatgggcccaggcagggtcaccagcacagcaggcGGCTCAATGACAACGTgggagctctggcactgcctgacacagcactcattgcagctgctggccagcgggcagggcccacagggctggcagcaagGGTCACAGGGCTTGCAGCAGGACATGGCTCGGGCTCACAGGTGCACCTGGCACAGAGGGCAGGGAGAAGCACAAACTGAGGACACATGAGAAGCAGCACTGCACCCAAACACCCCGCAGCCAAGGCACCTCCTGGCCCcctttgcagtgcccagctcaaAGCCCAAGAGCCACCTGAGCCAAGTCCCAGCATCTCTCTGTCTACACGAGACCTTCTCTCCCCTGCACTCTCCCAGCacaagcagctcccagctctgcactatgacagcccctctcagctgagacctccagccaggcaagggctgctcttgaaacagcagcaggaggaggaggagaaaacgCTTTGCACTCACCTGATTCTTGAGGAGAAGGAGGTGAGAGAAGTGGATGAGAGAGCAGAGACTTGGGCTGCCTTTTATAGCAGTCCtgcactgcctcctgcccagtGACACTTAGTAGAACTAATAATTTTCTGACCAGGTCATGTCAAATATGCACCATTCCAGGTAATTGTATGGGTTGTGTCCTGTTTTCCTGTACTGCTGCCTTTTCATTTCCTGGCTAATTCCTCATGCTTTCCTCTATGAATTGCTACTTCTCTAACTAGTAGGGTGAGAGGTTCTATGatttccagggcagccagacGTCAGCACAGGCAGAAGGCTCTGATCAAGGGCCAGTGGCATCCCATATAGACAGGTAATGTTGACCTGTGTCATTCCTGTGGGTATATTTTTGCCCAAGTTGTCAGGAAATGGGCATCACTGTTTAGTTCACTTCCACGTGCCCAAGGATTCCCATGTGAGGGGACATATTTTATCTCCACAGCACAGTTCCCAGCTGGTGATGCTTCTTGACCTTATATGAGTGTACATATTTTTGTTTGGCTCCGTGCAAATACCTGTAAGCCCTCGTCTGTCTGTCTGAGCTTGGGAACCCTCATCCTGGGAGCATGTGCAGGTCATGGCCAGGGAACTCTCCCCTGGTGAGTCCTTGAGCCCCACAGTGCTGCCCCTTGCACTTGTAGAAGGAGCCAATTCACAGCTCAATTGTGCAGCCTTTGGCCTTTCAGAGAAGTTTCCAGAGAACTGAAACACAGCCTCTGCCTCCTGCACCCTTCCTTTCTTGCTTTATATTCAGGGTGAAAGGCCAATAAATCCTTCTGGCCTCGGCAGGTTGTCATCCCTGAATCAATCCTTTCTGGCGCAGTGTTGCTGGTGACCAAGAGGGGACACAGCCTCCTCATGTCAGGGCCAGTGCAAGATGCACTTGTACAGCTCAGCAACCTGGTGCTGAGGCAAAGGTTGAGATCTTCCTACAAGTATGTCTTGAACTGAAGGCACCATATTCCTGTATTGCTCCACTGTGAGATGTAGGAGAGTTTCTCTGGAGGAGTCCACAGATTTGAGTCAAACTCTTTGGGTTTTCTAGTCCAGGTTTTCTATATCCCTGCCCAAAAAAACCTGAATCTCAGGGCCTAGAAATTGTGCCTTGGGAGCAGGAAAATGTGACTTAGGACAAACTGATGAATTCCTGCTTCATTTTCTTATGCAGGTCCAGCAGATTGCACAGAAAGAAACTGTTGCATTCCAACTGGAAGCCTCCATTCTGCATCCCACTGTGCTGCTTAAGGGTGGTGGAAATGGAAGAACCAGGaacaaagggaaagaaagaaaaagaggtgGAGATGGATTAAAGTAATTTcagtgctttttttcccccctgtttCTCAAAATAAGGTGAATGTTCTCCAAGTCAAGCCTGTTTTTTCCTCTGATGGTAATGATGAGTAATCCCACTGTTTTTACCTTAACCCACAACCTTTTCCAAATTACTTTCCCATGACCCATAAAAGATGGAGAGTGAGACAGCAGCTGGGTGCGCCTGAAAGCTAGTTAAGGTCTCTGTTGTTTTGTAACAATTATGGTAATGAGAAGTGTCTTTAGTGTTTTTCATTTACACAGCATTTTTCCGATTTCTGTGTGTGCCAGCAGAAGCAAGTCTCTTTCTCTCACTGTTCCCCTCAGAGGACAGTGGGCAATGTTGTCATTTGGCTTTTGTGCTTGTGGTGCACCCTTTCTTGCAGGACATGTTTAACGAGGATCCAGAGAGGAAAGGACCACACTGTCCCAGTTCAGAGACAAGTTTAGGAGAAAAACACTCTGGAATGAGTGTTTAGTCTAAAAAAATAGTTCCAGCAATCATTTTCCACAAATAAGAAATGAATGCTAGTGAATGAAAGTGAAGAAAACCCCAACCATTTATTGACAGATTGCCCACACCGCATGGGAAAAGGTAAATAAATGTTAGATATTAGACTGTCAGACCTTGCTCccccccctcccttcccctctccccaccaggaaaaaatcctaaaatgccaggcaaagagaaaaaaaccacaacagctTGCCACGTGGTGAGGAGAAAGATGGTACTGGCTCCtgtctcaggaggaaaaacaatTCTGAAGTTTCACACAGCTTCTTGGGAAAACAGATGGGAATCTGGTGAATCCCTGGTTTTGGTCCCCTCTTCACAGCACATAaagcaggaagggaaaaaaccttCTTGCCTAAACTAACAAAAAACCAAGGAGACCAAGGAATAAAATCAGACTGCCCAGCACTCCTGACACCTGGGGAGTGAGGCTTGAAAAATCCTGCTGAAGAACTGAATGCTCCTACCTCCCCTGGGACACACCTTAGAGATAAAGCAACCATTTCTGGGGCACAAAGCAGATGATAAGGGAATAGACTAATCATAGTAAAACTACCccaagacacacacacagccagaAGTTGGAACGCAGTAGATTCTAATGAGtctaaagagaaaaacaaattttgGAGAGGAGGCAAGAGTAAAAAACTCAGCATGGACAGCCCAAGGTCAGTCCCCAACAGAGGCAGAAGTGAGGGAAGTCTGCCCTAGGCTAGTCTAGGATCAAGGATAGGAATCAAGCctgaaaaaggcagaaaataaaaaaggaaaaagtgggAAAGGAGGAAGCAGTGGAAAGGAATGGGAGACATGGACCAGGTTTTCAGAGTGTCTAAGCAGGCCCTTTCTGAAGAGCTTTCCCTTTGAAGGACAGGAGGCACATGTTTAGCCCTTCTGAAGGCCATGGCCACAATATCCTTATCTAGAGTCCAGAATCATCATCTGAACT
Protein-coding sequences here:
- the LOC141731544 gene encoding LOW QUALITY PROTEIN: feather keratin Cos2-2-like (The sequence of the model RefSeq protein was modified relative to this genomic sequence to represent the inferred CDS: substituted 2 bases at 2 genomic stop codons); translation: MTWSENYXFYXVSLGRRQCRTAIKGSPSLCSLIHFSHLLLLKNQVSAKPRAMSCCKPCDPCCQPCGPCPLASSCNECCVRQCQSSHVVIEPPAVLVTLPGPILSSSPQNTAVGSSTSAAVGNILSCGGVPISSGGFDISCITNCYGGSRCRPC